From the genome of Verrucomicrobiia bacterium, one region includes:
- a CDS encoding YihY/virulence factor BrkB family protein, translated as MKKWFQRLAQIASSSFDPSKEDDFLFEGGLSKFERFFHFWALVGSSFVRNRCPIRASALSFTTMVAMIPILTVVLGVANAILESKGEAQIRAFIAQMVERIVPAPTGTNQPPVVALTSNPEQPLGPVSDFTSGLDRIQFGVDELRARQDGPLLIAPEDSRAVSEAAPAGSNASANAQLPSPSESTELTHAKESVAEQVANFIYGFAKKSSSATLGFTGMFFLIVTAILTLARVEEVFNDIWGVAHGRDWWSRITNYTFTIGFGPTLLILALGLMNQPNFQRTRDLITIIPFLEPLITSLLPVTIIAFTFALFYKLVPNTRVNFSAALVGGVLAGVAWHFYNHLGFLLASRWVNANKIYGGLAIVPLFMGGLYISWLTVLFGAQVAYAFQNRASYLQDRLAENVNQRGREFVALRLMTCIGQRFQRGLPPATVRQITSELGIPSKLVQQIMHTLLASQLVVEVGGVEVGYSPARPLETINCHQVLYAMRAAHGQEPATRDEPVRLEVLGEFARIQAAEEHAATAVSMRDLVDRAQARLALNDARSTHAAINVESAVATEAALKSEPAPPLASRLASASEIEVDVPAASADVASPVETNAPTLATTNPPAAAPAVAALETEEQDFPL; from the coding sequence ATGAAGAAATGGTTCCAACGCCTCGCGCAAATCGCCTCCAGCTCCTTTGACCCTTCGAAGGAAGACGATTTTCTGTTCGAGGGTGGGTTGAGCAAGTTCGAGCGGTTCTTCCATTTCTGGGCGTTGGTGGGCAGCAGTTTTGTCCGCAACCGCTGTCCGATCCGCGCCTCGGCTTTATCTTTCACGACCATGGTGGCGATGATTCCCATCCTCACCGTGGTGCTGGGCGTCGCCAATGCCATTCTCGAATCCAAGGGTGAAGCCCAAATCCGCGCGTTCATCGCCCAAATGGTCGAACGCATCGTCCCCGCTCCCACCGGCACAAATCAGCCGCCGGTCGTTGCCTTGACCTCGAATCCGGAACAGCCGCTCGGCCCGGTTTCCGATTTCACCAGCGGTTTGGATCGCATCCAATTCGGAGTGGATGAACTGCGCGCCCGGCAAGACGGTCCGCTCTTGATCGCGCCGGAGGATTCTCGCGCCGTTTCTGAAGCCGCTCCCGCCGGTTCGAACGCGTCCGCCAACGCTCAGTTGCCCAGCCCCAGCGAGAGCACCGAACTGACGCACGCCAAGGAAAGCGTGGCGGAACAGGTCGCCAATTTCATTTACGGTTTCGCTAAAAAAAGTTCCAGCGCCACGCTCGGTTTCACGGGTATGTTCTTCCTAATCGTGACCGCCATTCTGACCCTCGCGCGGGTGGAGGAGGTGTTTAACGACATTTGGGGCGTGGCGCACGGACGCGATTGGTGGTCGCGCATCACCAACTACACCTTCACCATTGGCTTCGGACCGACGCTGTTGATTCTCGCGTTGGGGTTGATGAACCAGCCCAATTTTCAGCGCACGCGGGATTTGATCACCATCATTCCATTTTTGGAACCACTGATCACCAGCCTGCTGCCGGTGACCATCATCGCCTTCACGTTCGCGCTGTTTTACAAACTCGTTCCCAACACGCGGGTCAATTTCAGCGCCGCGCTGGTCGGAGGCGTGCTCGCGGGCGTGGCCTGGCATTTTTACAATCACCTCGGCTTTTTACTGGCGTCGCGTTGGGTGAACGCCAACAAGATTTACGGTGGACTCGCGATCGTACCGCTGTTCATGGGCGGCCTTTACATCAGTTGGTTGACCGTGCTGTTCGGCGCGCAAGTGGCTTATGCCTTCCAAAATCGCGCCTCCTATTTGCAGGATCGGTTGGCGGAAAACGTGAATCAACGCGGACGCGAATTCGTCGCGCTGCGCTTGATGACCTGCATCGGACAACGATTCCAACGCGGGCTGCCACCGGCGACCGTGCGGCAGATCACCAGCGAACTCGGCATCCCGAGCAAACTGGTGCAACAGATCATGCACACGCTGCTCGCGTCGCAACTGGTCGTGGAAGTCGGCGGCGTCGAGGTGGGCTATTCACCGGCGCGCCCCTTGGAAACCATCAACTGCCACCAGGTCCTTTACGCCATGCGCGCCGCGCACGGTCAGGAGCCCGCCACCCGCGATGAACCGGTGCGGCTGGAGGTGCTGGGTGAATTCGCGCGCATTCAAGCGGCTGAAGAACACGCCGCCACCGCCGTTTCCATGCGCGATCTGGTGGATCGCGCCCAGGCGCGCTTGGCGCTGAACGACGCCCGTTCAACCCATGCGGCCATCAATGTGGAATCCGCTGTGGCGACGGAAGCCGCTCTAAAATCCGAGCCGGCACCACCGCTCGCCAGCCGTCTGGCGAGCGCGTCTGAAATTGAAGTGGACGTTCCCGCTGCCTCCGCCGACGTGGCATCGCCTGTGGAAACAAACGCGCCAACGTTGGCGACCA
- a CDS encoding glycine zipper family protein, which translates to MKKLVIILLSGIGLIPARAQWLHPEAVQGAFLGGLIGGIAGGHHHAFSGRDAALGAGMGLLAGTLMGEANRSRYDYGTTFYADPAVSLNLGYGYYHHGRSVYVGYTPGWYRAPRTDYRATRPNYAVSGTVLGAASGALIGAASHHAGQGAIIGAAAGLVVGGVTEAATIKRERAEAQNVNPQVETVSTFARPPEGASHQITSQPSRTSTYYWTPRPQIANAPRVPNAPTF; encoded by the coding sequence ATGAAGAAACTTGTGATCATTCTTCTGAGTGGAATAGGGCTTATCCCGGCGCGGGCGCAATGGCTGCATCCGGAGGCCGTGCAAGGCGCGTTTCTGGGCGGATTGATCGGCGGCATCGCCGGCGGTCATCACCATGCGTTTTCAGGTCGGGACGCCGCGCTCGGAGCCGGCATGGGACTTCTGGCCGGCACCCTGATGGGGGAAGCCAACCGCTCGCGCTACGATTACGGAACGACGTTCTATGCGGATCCCGCAGTGAGTCTCAATTTGGGCTACGGTTACTATCACCACGGCCGCTCGGTGTATGTTGGTTATACGCCGGGTTGGTATCGTGCGCCGCGCACCGACTACCGCGCCACGCGCCCCAACTACGCCGTGAGCGGGACGGTGCTCGGCGCCGCTTCGGGCGCGTTGATTGGGGCGGCCAGTCATCACGCGGGTCAGGGCGCAATCATCGGCGCCGCGGCGGGATTAGTGGTCGGTGGCGTAACGGAAGCCGCGACAATTAAACGCGAACGCGCCGAAGCGCAGAACGTCAATCCCCAAGTGGAAACGGTTTCAACCTTCGCCCGCCCGCCGGAGGGAGCGAGTCATCAAATCACTTCGCAACCGAGCCGCACTTCGACGTATTATTGGACGCCGCGCCCGCAGATCGCGAATGCGCCGCGGGTGCCGAACGCGCCGACGTTTTGA
- a CDS encoding penicillin-binding protein activator LpoB, translating to MKTIGRKITGLALIALVAGCASRGVKNPSGVPVTRMNADEQGFVAGTGVESQDLVAVTDKMARSILGIQSIATAAAPPIIVLDPVENKTRFPINKDIFLTRIRTELIKKAGGKVTFLARDRMAALEKERNLKREGAVTASSNPQAQEFAGADYFLTGTLEGMSTRTSAGTSDYILYTFQLINARTSAIVWEDNAEIKKQGLEDAAYR from the coding sequence ATGAAAACCATTGGTCGTAAAATTACCGGTCTGGCTTTAATTGCGCTGGTCGCGGGTTGCGCCTCGCGCGGCGTCAAAAATCCTTCGGGCGTCCCGGTCACGCGCATGAACGCGGACGAGCAAGGATTCGTCGCGGGCACCGGCGTTGAATCGCAGGATTTGGTGGCGGTGACCGATAAGATGGCGCGCAGCATCCTGGGCATTCAATCCATTGCCACCGCCGCGGCGCCGCCCATCATCGTGCTCGATCCGGTGGAGAACAAAACCCGTTTCCCCATCAACAAGGACATCTTTCTCACCCGCATCCGCACCGAGCTGATTAAAAAGGCGGGTGGCAAGGTGACGTTCCTCGCCCGGGATCGGATGGCGGCGTTGGAGAAGGAACGCAACTTGAAACGCGAAGGCGCCGTGACGGCGTCGAGCAATCCACAGGCGCAGGAATTTGCCGGCGCGGACTATTTTCTGACGGGCACGTTGGAAGGCATGTCCACGCGCACCTCGGCGGGAACGAGCGATTACATCCTGTACACCTTCCAACTCATCAACGCCCGCACCAGCGCCATCGTCTGGGAAGACAACGCGGAGATCAAAAAGCAGGGCTTGGAAGACGCGGCGTATCGGTGA
- a CDS encoding YcfL family protein, producing the protein MNAKYLLLIPLLGAMLATGCRTHDRGPYLPENSKQAAYENTERFVLLDPGTQYSVTCSGINERTLEDGRLEITALLRNRENRRIEIQANCVFKDGNMMPIDDETPFQAVILTENATEAVKFTSMNNRAKKYTVRVRQAR; encoded by the coding sequence ATGAACGCAAAATATCTCCTCCTGATTCCACTGCTCGGCGCGATGCTGGCCACCGGTTGTCGCACCCATGATCGCGGCCCGTATCTGCCCGAGAACTCGAAGCAGGCCGCCTACGAGAACACCGAGCGCTTCGTGCTGCTCGATCCCGGCACGCAATACTCCGTCACCTGCTCCGGCATCAACGAACGCACGCTGGAGGACGGTCGCTTGGAAATCACGGCGCTGCTGCGTAACCGCGAGAATCGGCGCATCGAGATCCAGGCCAACTGCGTTTTCAAAGATGGCAACATGATGCCGATTGACGATGAAACTCCGTTTCAAGCCGTCATTTTGACGGAGAACGCCACGGAAGCGGTGAAGTTCACTTCCATGAATAATCGCGCGAAAAAATACACCGTTCGCGTGCGCCAGGCGCGTTGA
- a CDS encoding tetratricopeptide repeat protein, producing MKPLENPDAHYVSAACGWLELGNPKEARTELAAISPENQTHPAVLSLRFALAATDRDWDAAFQCAEQLVRALPDEPAGWLHCAYALRRKTGGGIEPARDFLIPAAKKFPREATIAFNLACYECRLGNLPAARRWLWRACEIGGTQPIHAMALADDDLRELWGEIQSPQLDA from the coding sequence GTGAAACCGCTGGAGAATCCGGATGCACATTACGTCAGCGCGGCGTGTGGCTGGTTGGAACTGGGTAATCCCAAAGAAGCGCGAACGGAACTGGCGGCGATCAGTCCGGAAAACCAAACGCATCCAGCCGTGTTGAGTTTGCGCTTCGCCCTGGCGGCGACGGACCGGGATTGGGACGCGGCCTTTCAATGTGCCGAGCAACTGGTGCGCGCGCTGCCGGATGAACCGGCGGGTTGGTTGCATTGCGCGTACGCCCTGCGACGCAAAACCGGCGGCGGCATCGAACCCGCGCGCGATTTTCTGATCCCGGCCGCAAAAAAATTTCCGCGCGAGGCCACCATCGCCTTCAACCTGGCGTGTTACGAGTGTCGGTTGGGCAATCTGCCCGCCGCGCGGCGCTGGTTGTGGCGCGCCTGCGAGATCGGCGGCACACAACCAATTCACGCCATGGCGCTGGCCGATGACGACTTGCGGGAGTTGTGGGGTGAAATCCAATCGCCCCAACTCGACGCGTGA
- a CDS encoding 6-phosphofructokinase translates to MAELIGNLLVAQSGGPTAVINASVAGVITEAGKHENIEEIYGGLNGILGILNEELIDINDEKRSTIEGLKYTPGAALGTCRYKIDFKKSPEKAARDMDRLFEVFAAHNIRYFFYAGGNDSQDTSHKIHEEAIKRGYDIRVIGVPKTIDNDLPFTDSCPGYGSVIKYNSATVMEIGIDAGSMATDSGSCYIIEVMGRSAGWIAAGTVLAKRGDVSKPPHIILLPEQAFDEEAFLAKVKEIVAAHKYCVVVVGEGIKDKDGNEVGVDKTRLDSFGHPVLAGVSEKLKDLVQERMGFKTRIVLLGYAQRAAGHFASATDAKNAFACGEAAVRAAVDGKAGYMVKIVRQTNADGSISWGTDLHLLSEVANVEHLIPQEWINQDEFLPNEKFVAYAKPLIEGEIQVPMEDGLPKYAVLEKVPVDKQLPARA, encoded by the coding sequence ATGGCTGAACTTATTGGAAACTTACTGGTGGCACAATCGGGCGGGCCCACCGCCGTTATTAATGCAAGTGTGGCGGGAGTAATCACGGAAGCGGGAAAACACGAGAATATTGAAGAGATTTACGGTGGTTTGAATGGAATCCTCGGCATTCTTAATGAGGAATTGATTGATATCAACGACGAGAAACGCAGCACCATTGAGGGATTGAAGTACACTCCGGGCGCCGCGCTGGGCACCTGCCGCTATAAAATAGATTTTAAGAAATCGCCCGAAAAAGCTGCCCGGGACATGGACCGGTTGTTCGAGGTTTTTGCCGCCCACAACATTCGCTATTTCTTTTATGCTGGCGGCAATGATTCCCAGGATACTTCGCATAAAATTCACGAGGAGGCGATCAAGCGCGGCTACGATATTCGCGTGATCGGCGTGCCCAAGACCATTGATAACGACCTGCCCTTCACGGATAGCTGCCCCGGTTACGGTTCGGTGATCAAATACAATTCGGCCACGGTTATGGAAATCGGGATTGACGCCGGCTCCATGGCAACGGACAGCGGCTCTTGTTACATCATTGAGGTGATGGGGCGGTCGGCGGGGTGGATTGCCGCCGGAACGGTGCTAGCCAAGCGGGGCGATGTCTCCAAGCCGCCGCATATCATTTTATTGCCGGAGCAGGCGTTTGATGAGGAGGCGTTTCTGGCCAAGGTGAAGGAGATCGTTGCGGCGCATAAGTATTGCGTTGTTGTTGTCGGAGAAGGCATCAAGGACAAGGACGGCAACGAGGTGGGCGTGGATAAAACGCGCTTGGATTCGTTTGGACATCCGGTGTTGGCGGGCGTGTCGGAGAAGTTGAAGGATTTGGTGCAGGAGCGGATGGGTTTCAAGACGCGCATCGTGCTGCTGGGATACGCGCAGCGCGCGGCGGGCCACTTTGCGAGCGCCACCGATGCGAAGAACGCGTTTGCCTGCGGCGAAGCGGCGGTGCGCGCCGCCGTTGACGGCAAGGCCGGTTACATGGTGAAAATTGTGCGCCAGACCAACGCTGACGGTTCGATTTCTTGGGGCACGGATCTGCACCTGCTGTCAGAAGTGGCGAACGTGGAACATTTGATTCCGCAGGAGTGGATCAATCAGGATGAATTCCTGCCGAATGAAAAATTCGTTGCGTATGCGAAACCGTTGATTGAAGGCGAAATCCAAGTGCCGATGGAAGACGGTTTGCCGAAGTACGCCGTGCTGGAGAAGGTGCCGGTGGATAAACAATTGCCCGCTCGGGCGTAA
- a CDS encoding aspartate-semialdehyde dehydrogenase: protein MNKNPHLAIVGATGAVGVEMVKTLEKRRFPVGQLTLLASARSAGKKLKFAGQDLVVQELTPDSFRGVDIALFSAGGSISKEFVPHAVAAGCVVVDNSSAFRQDPKVPLVIPEINAADIKAHQGIIANPNCTTAITLMALYPLHQAFGVKRIFASSYQAVSGTGAKALEELERQVGQIVHHEPVTRQVYPHQIAFNVLPQVDSFLPSGYTKEEMKMENEGRRIMHHDQFRASVTCVRVPVYRSHSVAVSAEFERPVSVESARAVLRQAPGLDVVDEPEKQQYPMPLFTTEKYNCEVGRLRQDCALDNGLCFWVSGDQLLKGAALNAVQIAEELVK, encoded by the coding sequence ATGAATAAAAATCCACACCTTGCCATCGTCGGGGCCACGGGCGCCGTGGGCGTCGAAATGGTGAAGACTTTGGAGAAGCGCCGCTTTCCCGTCGGCCAATTGACTCTTTTGGCCTCGGCGCGTTCCGCCGGCAAGAAGCTCAAGTTCGCCGGACAGGATTTGGTGGTGCAGGAATTGACCCCGGATTCTTTTCGCGGAGTGGATATTGCCTTGTTCAGCGCGGGCGGCAGCATTTCCAAGGAGTTTGTGCCGCACGCCGTGGCGGCGGGTTGCGTGGTGGTGGATAATTCCTCGGCGTTTCGCCAGGACCCGAAAGTTCCGCTGGTGATTCCAGAAATCAACGCGGCGGATATCAAGGCGCACCAAGGCATCATTGCCAATCCCAACTGCACCACGGCGATTACCTTGATGGCGTTGTATCCGTTGCATCAGGCGTTTGGCGTGAAACGCATCTTTGCCTCCAGTTACCAGGCGGTTTCAGGCACGGGCGCGAAGGCTTTGGAGGAACTTGAGCGGCAGGTGGGGCAAATCGTTCATCACGAGCCGGTGACCCGGCAGGTGTATCCGCACCAGATCGCCTTCAACGTGCTGCCACAGGTGGATTCGTTTCTGCCCTCCGGATATACGAAGGAAGAGATGAAGATGGAGAACGAGGGTCGCCGCATCATGCACCATGACCAATTCCGCGCCAGCGTCACCTGCGTACGCGTGCCGGTTTATCGCTCCCATTCCGTCGCGGTGAGTGCGGAGTTTGAACGTCCGGTCAGTGTGGAGTCGGCGCGCGCGGTATTGCGGCAGGCGCCGGGCTTGGACGTGGTGGATGAACCGGAAAAACAGCAATACCCGATGCCGCTGTTTACCACCGAAAAATATAATTGCGAAGTAGGGCGACTCCGCCAGGATTGCGCGCTCGATAACGGATTGTGTTTTTGGGTCAGTGGCGATCAATTGCTCAAAGGCGCCGCGCTGAACGCGGTGCAGATCGCGGAAGAATTGGTGAAATGA
- a CDS encoding DNA-3-methyladenine glycosylase, producing the protein MQKLPRCFYDRDTVTVAHELLGKLLVHRTAAAERIGRIVEVEAYLGPHDLAAHSSKGLTERTKVMFGPPGYAYVYLIYGMHHCLNVVTEREGRGCAVLLRALEPVAQLPERTNGPALLTRALQIDRRFYGHDLLSDDLFIAADAVAAPIKIVKRPRIGVDYAGVWAKRRLRFYIKGNPFVSRR; encoded by the coding sequence ATGCAAAAACTGCCGCGCTGCTTTTACGATCGCGACACCGTCACCGTTGCGCACGAATTGCTGGGCAAACTGCTCGTGCATCGCACGGCGGCGGCGGAACGCATCGGGCGAATCGTGGAAGTGGAGGCTTATCTGGGCCCGCACGATCTGGCGGCGCACTCGTCCAAGGGATTGACGGAGCGCACCAAGGTCATGTTCGGTCCGCCGGGTTACGCCTATGTTTATCTCATCTACGGGATGCACCATTGCCTGAACGTTGTGACCGAGCGGGAAGGGCGCGGTTGTGCGGTATTACTGCGCGCGCTGGAGCCGGTGGCGCAGCTTCCCGAACGCACCAACGGCCCGGCGTTGCTCACTCGCGCCTTGCAAATTGACCGGCGATTTTATGGCCACGACCTGCTGAGCGACGACCTGTTCATCGCGGCGGACGCCGTGGCGGCGCCCATCAAAATCGTGAAACGCCCGCGCATCGGCGTGGATTATGCCGGGGTCTGGGCGAAGCGACGCCTGCGCTTTTACATCAAAGGCAATCCGTTCGTCTCGCGGCGGTGA
- a CDS encoding DCC1-like thiol-disulfide oxidoreductase family protein has translation MLEARTETGIVFYDGVCGLCQRWVRFLLQRDKAQTLRFAPLQGETAKARTDLPTELRTVVFILRPGTPDEQIFTRSEAALRLLEHLGGIWRVVSWLRIIPRGVRDGIYDFIARRRYRWFGKDESCPLPPTEWQARFLP, from the coding sequence ATGCTTGAAGCCCGTACTGAAACTGGAATCGTCTTTTACGATGGGGTCTGCGGGTTATGTCAGCGTTGGGTGCGGTTTCTCTTGCAGCGCGATAAAGCGCAAACGCTCCGCTTCGCGCCGTTGCAAGGGGAGACGGCCAAGGCGCGGACGGATTTGCCAACCGAATTGCGCACCGTGGTTTTCATCCTGCGCCCCGGCACGCCAGACGAGCAAATCTTCACGCGTTCGGAGGCGGCGTTGCGATTGCTGGAGCACCTCGGCGGCATCTGGCGGGTGGTTTCCTGGTTGCGGATCATTCCGCGCGGCGTTCGCGATGGCATTTACGATTTCATTGCGCGGCGGCGCTATCGGTGGTTTGGAAAGGATGAGTCGTGTCCACTGCCGCCGACGGAATGGCAGGCAAGATTTTTGCCGTGA
- a CDS encoding immunoglobulin domain-containing protein, which produces MRRLLCFIAGFVSVILGVTHNLSAQTPVWTQFPGTPLNNTLRHDDVVFIGQTNGWSARGIDGIYRTTNGGLNWTRMTSLNGPIPHFRAIGFASLTRGWAGNLGPGSYDGNVTDTNLLYETFDGGETWSVVPSINATDMKGFCAMHVLDAQHVYGVGRVRGPAHFTKTEDGGNSWWTTNLTAGGVMGGLMDVYFKDSQTGFILGMDTNQFSAPPYYGSIARTTNGGLSWQVLVTTTVANSYFWKMTWPSPDVGYASLQQNSAYDKVIFYKTTDGGSTWVSNGIPLSAIGSPSSFGVQGIGFVSETEGWMGGSTVLNPPYTFIHTVDGGVTWTPEGYSNTRSINRIRFASPTLGYMSGQTLHVYHIPLSVSVAPTNPTVALNDPVTFTADAYGTEPLHYQWRSHGTNLPGATASSFSIAHAQAEAIGDYEVIVSDFSGSITSATTLLTVTGVPLPPTITTQPLSQVVNPGDNATFTVGAAGSPPLTYQWRFNGSNLDGATNATFTRTNAQAAHVGIYSVVVANDLGHVTSATARLALGFVDDFEAYDTLIEVTSPAITNGYKIVYRSAASGFDFQAIFGFDYSSVAFPTEIPPAPHSANGTTKGLFLTVNKDATPGAAAVNLYPVGQHFSGDYSFKFDLWINWFDPATSTEHALFGINHSGNVTNRVGQAPSDGLFFAVEGENDSSATSTTLRDYSVFRGGGAGAPILMTADNTDFGPAPLLGPRFDSADPGFVALFPAKIIPGLEATPAGTAGLGWIRGEVRQINNHITWLLNDTIVAQYTNTYDYTEGNILIGYNDHFNSVGDFNNFAIFDNIRVANLIVEPAEIVSPHLVGNEFHFRFTTEADASYTVEWTADLTSPTWVTQTNLLGTGAPVEIAVPLETNESRYFRVRRP; this is translated from the coding sequence ATGCGTCGTCTGCTTTGTTTCATTGCCGGTTTCGTTTCAGTCATCCTCGGGGTAACGCACAACTTATCCGCGCAAACGCCGGTGTGGACTCAGTTTCCCGGCACGCCACTCAACAATACGCTACGGCACGACGACGTGGTTTTTATCGGCCAGACCAACGGCTGGAGCGCGCGCGGCATTGACGGAATTTACCGCACGACCAACGGCGGATTGAACTGGACGCGCATGACTTCGCTGAATGGGCCGATCCCGCATTTTCGCGCGATTGGTTTCGCGTCACTCACCCGCGGCTGGGCGGGCAATCTCGGTCCCGGCTCTTACGATGGCAACGTGACGGATACGAACCTGCTCTACGAGACGTTCGATGGCGGTGAAACCTGGAGCGTTGTTCCGAGCATCAACGCCACGGACATGAAGGGCTTTTGCGCGATGCACGTGCTGGATGCGCAACACGTTTACGGGGTGGGCCGCGTGCGCGGCCCGGCGCATTTCACCAAAACGGAAGACGGCGGCAACAGTTGGTGGACGACGAACCTGACCGCCGGCGGAGTGATGGGTGGATTGATGGACGTTTATTTCAAGGATTCCCAGACGGGATTTATTCTGGGCATGGACACCAATCAGTTCAGCGCGCCGCCTTATTACGGCAGCATCGCGCGCACCACCAACGGCGGACTTTCCTGGCAGGTGCTCGTGACCACCACGGTGGCCAACAGTTATTTTTGGAAGATGACCTGGCCCTCGCCCGATGTCGGTTACGCTTCGCTGCAACAGAACAGCGCCTACGACAAAGTCATTTTCTACAAAACCACCGATGGCGGCTCGACGTGGGTTTCCAACGGCATTCCGCTGAGTGCCATCGGTTCACCCAGCTCGTTTGGCGTGCAAGGCATTGGCTTTGTCAGCGAAACGGAAGGTTGGATGGGCGGCTCCACCGTGCTCAATCCGCCGTACACCTTTATCCACACCGTGGATGGCGGCGTCACTTGGACCCCGGAAGGCTACAGCAATACGCGTTCGATCAATCGCATCCGCTTCGCCAGTCCGACCCTCGGTTACATGTCCGGTCAAACCCTGCACGTTTATCACATTCCCCTCTCCGTCAGCGTTGCTCCCACCAACCCCACGGTCGCCTTGAATGATCCGGTCACTTTTACCGCCGATGCGTACGGCACCGAGCCGTTGCATTACCAATGGCGCAGCCACGGCACCAATCTGCCGGGCGCAACCGCCAGCTCTTTCTCGATTGCGCACGCGCAAGCGGAAGCCATCGGCGACTACGAGGTCATCGTGAGCGATTTCAGCGGCTCAATCACCAGTGCAACAACCTTACTGACCGTGACGGGCGTCCCGCTTCCGCCAACCATCACCACGCAACCGCTGAGCCAGGTGGTGAATCCCGGCGACAACGCCACGTTCACCGTCGGTGCCGCCGGCAGTCCTCCCCTCACCTATCAATGGCGTTTCAACGGCAGTAATCTCGACGGCGCCACCAACGCAACCTTTACCCGCACCAACGCGCAGGCGGCTCATGTGGGAATCTATTCCGTGGTGGTGGCGAACGACTTGGGCCACGTGACCAGCGCCACGGCGCGGCTCGCGCTCGGGTTTGTTGACGATTTTGAGGCTTACGATACACTGATTGAAGTCACCAGTCCCGCCATCACGAACGGTTACAAAATTGTGTATCGCTCCGCGGCGAGCGGTTTTGATTTCCAGGCCATTTTTGGCTTCGACTATTCAAGCGTCGCATTTCCCACCGAAATTCCGCCGGCGCCCCATTCGGCGAATGGAACAACCAAGGGACTCTTCCTGACGGTGAACAAAGACGCGACTCCCGGCGCGGCGGCGGTCAATCTCTATCCCGTCGGCCAGCATTTCTCGGGCGATTATTCGTTCAAGTTCGATCTCTGGATCAACTGGTTTGATCCCGCAACGTCCACGGAACACGCGTTGTTCGGCATCAATCATTCCGGCAACGTCACCAACCGCGTCGGACAGGCGCCGAGTGACGGACTGTTCTTTGCCGTGGAAGGCGAAAACGATTCTTCCGCCACCTCGACCACGTTGCGGGACTACTCCGTCTTCCGTGGCGGCGGCGCGGGAGCGCCGATTTTGATGACCGCGGACAATACCGATTTCGGTCCGGCCCCGTTACTTGGGCCGCGCTTCGACAGCGCCGATCCCGGATTCGTAGCGTTGTTTCCGGCCAAGATCATTCCGGGTTTAGAGGCCACACCAGCAGGCACGGCGGGCTTGGGCTGGATTCGCGGTGAAGTGCGCCAGATCAACAATCACATCACCTGGCTGCTGAATGACACCATTGTGGCGCAATACACCAACACCTACGACTACACGGAGGGAAACATCCTGATTGGTTACAATGACCACTTTAATTCCGTCGGCGATTTCAACAACTTCGCGATCTTCGATAATATCCGCGTTGCGAACCTGATCGTCGAACCGGCGGAAATCGTATCGCCGCACCTGGTGGGCAATGAATTTCATTTCCGCTTCACCACCGAGGCCGACGCAAGCTACACCGTGGAATGGACCGCTGATTTGACCTCTCCTACCTGGGTGACGCAAACCAATCTGCTCGGCACGGGTGCGCCGGTTGAAATCGCCGTTCCACTCGAAACCAATGAATCGCGTTACTTCCGCGTCCGCCGTCCCTGA